The window AAGAATTTTAACTATTCTAAGAGAAAGAGAATTAAATAAAACAAATGGTTAAGAGGTGAAAAAATGACAACAGGTAACGAAGCTAAGAAAAGAGTTAAAGAATTTGTAGGAAAGGTTGTCAGTAATAAAATGGATAAGACGGTAGTTGTAGCTGTTGAAAGAAGATTTCCGCATCCACTTTATGAAAAGCAAGTTAAGAAAACAAAAAAGTTTTATGCCCATGATGAAGAAAACAAATGTAATGAAGGCGACATCGTAAGAATAAGAGAATCTCGTCCGTTATCTAAGTTGAAAAGATGGGTTGTTGTTGAAATTATTCAAAGTGCGAAAAAATAATATTGATTTAAGAAACAAAAAGTATTATAATATTAGTTTGTCTTTCTAAAAAAGGTGAAAAGGAGCGGTAGTTATGATACAGAGAGGAACATATTTAAATACTGCAGATAATTCAGGAGCTAAATTGGTACAGTGTATAGGTATTCCCGGCGGTGCGAAAAAAATGTATGCTACCGTTGGGGATGTAATTACTGTTACCGTAAAGTCTGCAATTCCAAATGGAACAGCAAAAAAAGGAAAAGTTTATAAAGCTGTAGTTGTTAGAACAAAAAAAGAAGTGGCTCGTCCTGATGGTAGCTATGTAAAGGCAGACGATAATGCAGTTGTACTTCTAAACAACCAGCTTGAACCAATAGGAACACGTATACTTGGACCTGTATGCAGAGAATTAAGGTCGAAAGGGTTTTATAGAATCATATCCCTTGCTCCGGAGGTAATTTAATAATGATAAAGCTTAAAAAAGGAGACCCTGTAATAGTTTTAACCGGAAAAGATAAAGGAAGGGTTAGCAAAATAAAACAAATTATCAGAAAAGATGGCAAAGTTAAAGTTATAGTAGAAGGTGTAAATATTGCTAAAAAACATGTAAAACCTATACAAGGGGTTAGGGAAGGTGGAATCATTGAAATTGAAAAACCAATAGATATTTCGAACGTTGCATATTACGATGAAAAATTAAAAAGACCTGTGAAGATTGGAATAAAGTATATAGTAGAAGGGAATAAAATTTCAAAAGTAAGAATAAATAAAAAGACCGGCGAAATCATAGATAAAGTTTGGGAAAAAATCAAAAAAGAGGTATAGTAAATGGCTGCAGTAGTAGGATATAAACCAAGACTTCAGATTAAATATGAACAAGAAGTTGTGAAGAAGCTTATGGAAAGATTTGGTTATAAAAGCCCAATGCAAGTTCCAAGAATCAAAAAAGTAGTTATAAATATGGGCGTTGGAAAAGCGACAGAAGATATTAAATTATTAGATAGAGCGGTGGAAGACCTTACAGCTATTGCAGGCCAAAAACCTGTAATTACAAGGGCTAAAAAATCAGAAGCTGCTTTTAAATTAAGAAAAGGACATCCAATTGGTGCTAAAGTGACATTAAGAAAAGATAGAATGTGGGACTTTCTTGATAAATTGATTTCTGTGGCTCTTCCAAGGGTAAGAGACTTTAGAGGTCTCAACCCAAAATCATTTGACGGTAGAGGCAATTATGCATTCGGCTTATCTGAGCAGATTATCTTTCCAGAGATCGATTACGATAAAGTTGATAGAATCAGAGGAATGGACATAATTATTGAAACAACGGCAAAAACTGACGAAGAAGCTCTTTGGTTACTGTCTTTAATAGGCTTACCAATCAGGTCAGTATAATTTAGGAGGAAATTTAAATGGCTCGTAAATGTCTATTAGTAAAAGCTTTTATGAAAAAACCAAAATATTCAACAAGAAATAAATCAAGATGTCCATTATGCGGAAGACCAAGAGGTTATATTAGACAATTTGGAATGTGTAGAATATGTTTTAGAGAAAGAGCGCTTAGGGGTGAAATACCTGGAATAAGAAAAGCAAGCTGGTAGGAGGATAGATATGATAACAGACCCAATCGCCGATATGATTGCAAGAATAAATAATGCAATTAAAGCAAGAAAAGACGAGGTAAGTGTTCCAACTTCTAAAATCAAAGAACAGATAGCAGAAATCTTAAAAAGAGAAGGATACATAGAAGATTATGTTGTATCTGAAGAAAATAAAAAAGGTAATCAAGGAACGCTTATAATAAAATTAAAATACTTAGGAAAAAGAAATACCAAACCTGCAATTTCTAAAATTCAGAGAGTTTCAAAACCTGGCTTAAGAAAGTACGTATCCGTTGACGAGATACCATATGTTCAAAAAGGACTTGGTATTGCGATTCTTACTACAAACAAAGGTATAATGACAGACACGGAAGCAAGAAAACAAAGAGTCGGCGGCGAAATCATATGTTATGTTTGGTAATAAAATAAGGAGGCAATAAATGTCAAGAATAGGAAAAAAACCGATAGATATTCCTAAGGGAGTTGAGGTTTCGATCGCTCCAGATAATACTGTTAGCGTAAAAGGTCCAAAAGGTCAAATCTCCTATAAATTTCATCCAAATGTATCAATAGTAAAAAAGGAAAATCAAATAGTCGTTGAAAGAAAATCTGATGACCCATTTTCACGAGCGATTCATGGAACTACAAGAGCACTCTTAAATAATATGGTTAAAGGCGTAACAGAAGGTTTTACAGAAGAGCTTGAAATTGTTGGTATTGGTTATAGAGCAGCTGTAAAAGGAAATAACTTAGAATTAACCTTAGGATATTCCCATCCTGTAATTTATCCAATTCCAAAAGATGTGCAAATAACCGTAGAAAATAACACTAACATTAAGATCACAGGTGTTGATAAACAAAGAGTTGGTCAAGTTGCTGCAGAAATTAGGTCATTTAGAGAGCCAGACCCATACAAAGGAAAAGGTATAAGATATAAAGGTGAAGTGATCAAGCTAAAAGCTGGTAAAACTGTAGGTAAAAAATAATCAAGGAGCGTAAGGATGGCAGCAAAAACTAGGAATGAAGCAAGAATAATTAGACATAAAAGAATAAGAAAAAAAATCTTTGGAACAGCTGAAAGACCAAGATTAGCTTTTTACAGAAGCTTGAATGCTATTTATGCCCAAATAATAAACGATGAAACTGGCGAAACACTTGTATCGGCGTCGACTATTGATAGGGATTATGTTGCTAAGTACGGAAAAAGGGGCGGAAAATCTATAGAGGATGCTAAAAAATTGGGTCAGTTTTTGGCTGAAAAAGCTATCGCAAAAGGTATACGAAACGTTGTTTTTGATAGAGGAGGCTTTTTGTATCACGGAAAAGTTAAAGCCTTCGCTGATGCAGCTAGAGAAGCTGGATTAAACTTTTAAAGGAGAGAGTGATGGGTGTAAGAAATATAGAAAGATTAATTGAGCAAAGAATTAAAGAAAATCCAATAAATCCAGATACTCTTAACTTAGAAGAAAAGGTTGTTGAAATTAGAAGAACAACTCGTGTTATGGAAGGTGGAAGACGTTTTTCATTCAGCACACTTGCTATAGTAGGCGATAGAAATGGTCATGTTGGATTTGGACATGGTAAGGCGAGAGAAGTTCCACCGTCTATTGCGAAAGCTATAGCAGATGCAAAAAAAAGAATTATTAAAGTTCCTTTAATTGAGGGTACTATTCCTCACGATGTTTATGGAGAATATGACTCGGCAGTGGTTTTATTAAAACCTGCCAGAAGAGGTACAGGTGTGGTTGCAGGCGGACCAATGAGGCCAGTATTGGAGCTCTTAGGAGTTACGGACGTTTTAGCAAAAATCGTTGGAAGAACTACAAACCCTAATGCTGTAGTTAGAGCAACCTTTGACGCTCTTTTAAAGCTCAAATCACCAGAAGAAGTTGCAAAAGTAAGAGGATTAGAAGAGGAAAAAATAAAATCCGTATATAGAATTTATGCAAAAGGGGTGCCTGTAAGATGAAAATAAAAGTCAAATTAATTAGAGGATTTGCTGGTAAAGGCGAAAAACAAAAGCAAGCGCTAAGGTCTCTTGGATTGAAGAAAATTTATCAAGAAAGAATTTTAGAAAAAAATCCTGCAGTTCTTGGTAATTTAGAAAAAGTAAGACACTTAGTTAAAGTGGAGGAAGTTGAATAATGAGATTACATGAATTAAAACCTAACAAAGGTGCAACTCATAAAAAGAAAAGGGTAGGTAGAGGAATCGGATCAGGACATGGAAAGACTTCAACAAGAGGTCACAAAGGACAAAAGTCAAGGTCTGGTGATTCTAAGGTTCCGGCAAGATTTGAAGGCGGACAAACTCCATTTATAATGAGAATTCCAAAAAGAGGGTTTAAAAATCCTTCAAAAGTAGAGTATGAAATTGTTAATTTGAAAGCCATTGAAAATAAATTTAATGAAAATGAAGAGGTTAATCCTCAAACCTTAAAAGAGAAAGGTTTAGTGAAAAAAGGAGAATGTGTAAAAATCCTTGGCGATGGCCGGTTAACCAAAAAATTAACTGTTAAAGCTCACGCTTTTTCAGCTTCAGCTGAAGAGAAAATTAAATCAGCAGGCGGAATAGTTGAAAAATTAACAACGGAGACAACTTGATAGAAAAAATAATAAACATACTCCAAATAAAAGAATTAAGAAATAAAATTCTTTTTACTTTAATTATGCTTGCTGTTTATAGATTGGGGACTCACATACCAGTCCCCGGTATTAATTCTGAAGCCTTACTTCATTATTTCAACTCTTCAGGCGGAGTACTATTTAATATCTACAATCTATTCTCAGGTGGAGCCTTAGGAAGGTTCTCTGTTTTTGCCCTTGGAGTAATGCCATACATCTCTGCCTCCATTATTATGCAGCTTTTAACTGCAGTCATTCCATCCTTAGAACGCCTTCAGAAGGAAGAAGGCGATTATGGTAGATGGAAGATTTCTCAATACACAAGATATTTAACCATCGCAATTGCAGGCTTTCAATCTTTAGGTTTATCAATATGGTTATCTAATCTAAAAACAGAAACTGGAGCATCTTTAATTTCCATATCTCCTTTTTGGTTTGTGATTCTTACAACCGTTATAGTTACAACCGGAACAGTATTTTTAATGTGGATCGGGGAGAAAATCACCGAGTTTGGCATTGGAAACGGTATTTCAATGATTATTTTGGCAGGTATAGTTGCTGGTATAATTCCTGCTATCATAAAAACATACGAGCTTTTAAAAGTTGGCGAACTTTCAATATTAACAATTTTGATAGCTGTGTTGATAATAGTATTGGTTGTAGCCGGTATAGTTTATATTCAAGAAGCAGAAAGAAGGATTCCTATACACCATGCAAGAAGGTCTATATCAATTGTAAGTTATTCTGCATCTTATCTTCCATTTAAACTTAATCCATCAGGAGTGATTCCGATCATTTTTGCCGTTGCAATTTTAATGTTCCCGGCAACAATAGCCCAATTTTTTGCAGGACATAGTGAAATAGCACGTATTATCGTTGATTATTTATCTCCACAAAGCTACGTTTATTTTGTTTTATACGTTGGACTAATTATCTTTTTCTCATATTTTTATACTGCAATTTTAATTAATCCTATAGATATAGCAGATAACTTAAGAAAAAGCGGTGCATTTATACCCGGTGTTAGAGCAGGAACTCAAACGGTTGAATATTTAAATTATGTATTAACAAGGCTTGTTTTTGCTGGTTCCATTTTCTTAGCCGTTATAGCGGTATTACCAATGATACTAATTAAACTCTTAAATGTTCCATTTTATTTTGGTGGTACATCAGCTTTAATCGTAGTAGTCGTTGCCCTTGATACAATCCATCAAATTGAAGCTTATTTAGCCATGAAAAAGTATGAAGGATTTTTAAAGAGAGGTTAGGAAAATGTCTAAGATAGTTATCTTTCTTGGGCCACCAGGGGCCGGCAAAGGAACGCAGGCACAGCTGTTGAAAGAAAGAAGTGGCTTTATTCAAATTTCAACGGGAGATTTATTAAGAGAAGCAGTAAAAAATCAAACAGAGTTGGGTAAATTAGCAAAACGATACATGGACGAAGGAAAGCTTGTTCCGGATGACCTTATTATTTCTTTAATCAAGGAAAAATTACAAGAATATGCGGATAAAAATATAATTTTTGATGGCTTTCCAAGAACAATTCCACAAGCTGAAAGCTTAGATAATTTATTATCCCAGCTAAATAAAAACATTGATGCTGTTATTCTCTTTAAAATCGAGGATGAAGAAGTAGTAAAAAGGCTTGCAGGGAGAAGAGTTTGTCCGTCTTGTGGAGCAGTTTATCATGTGGTTTACAATCCTCCAAAGATTGATGAAATCTGTGATAAGTGTGGAACCAAATTGATACAAAGAGATGATGATAAAGAAGAGGTTATAAGAAAGCGATTAGAAGTTTACCATCAACAAACAAAACCATTGATTGAATATTATAAAAGTAAAATAGTAGAAATAGATGCAACAGAT of the Sulfurihydrogenibium sp. genome contains:
- the rpsQ gene encoding 30S ribosomal protein S17, with protein sequence MTTGNEAKKRVKEFVGKVVSNKMDKTVVVAVERRFPHPLYEKQVKKTKKFYAHDEENKCNEGDIVRIRESRPLSKLKRWVVVEIIQSAKK
- the rplN gene encoding 50S ribosomal protein L14, with the protein product MIQRGTYLNTADNSGAKLVQCIGIPGGAKKMYATVGDVITVTVKSAIPNGTAKKGKVYKAVVVRTKKEVARPDGSYVKADDNAVVLLNNQLEPIGTRILGPVCRELRSKGFYRIISLAPEVI
- the rplX gene encoding 50S ribosomal protein L24; the encoded protein is MIKLKKGDPVIVLTGKDKGRVSKIKQIIRKDGKVKVIVEGVNIAKKHVKPIQGVREGGIIEIEKPIDISNVAYYDEKLKRPVKIGIKYIVEGNKISKVRINKKTGEIIDKVWEKIKKEV
- the rplE gene encoding 50S ribosomal protein L5, whose product is MAAVVGYKPRLQIKYEQEVVKKLMERFGYKSPMQVPRIKKVVINMGVGKATEDIKLLDRAVEDLTAIAGQKPVITRAKKSEAAFKLRKGHPIGAKVTLRKDRMWDFLDKLISVALPRVRDFRGLNPKSFDGRGNYAFGLSEQIIFPEIDYDKVDRIRGMDIIIETTAKTDEEALWLLSLIGLPIRSV
- a CDS encoding type Z 30S ribosomal protein S14, whose protein sequence is MARKCLLVKAFMKKPKYSTRNKSRCPLCGRPRGYIRQFGMCRICFRERALRGEIPGIRKASW
- the rpsH gene encoding 30S ribosomal protein S8, encoding MITDPIADMIARINNAIKARKDEVSVPTSKIKEQIAEILKREGYIEDYVVSEENKKGNQGTLIIKLKYLGKRNTKPAISKIQRVSKPGLRKYVSVDEIPYVQKGLGIAILTTNKGIMTDTEARKQRVGGEIICYVW
- the rplF gene encoding 50S ribosomal protein L6 is translated as MSRIGKKPIDIPKGVEVSIAPDNTVSVKGPKGQISYKFHPNVSIVKKENQIVVERKSDDPFSRAIHGTTRALLNNMVKGVTEGFTEELEIVGIGYRAAVKGNNLELTLGYSHPVIYPIPKDVQITVENNTNIKITGVDKQRVGQVAAEIRSFREPDPYKGKGIRYKGEVIKLKAGKTVGKK
- the rplR gene encoding 50S ribosomal protein L18 translates to MAAKTRNEARIIRHKRIRKKIFGTAERPRLAFYRSLNAIYAQIINDETGETLVSASTIDRDYVAKYGKRGGKSIEDAKKLGQFLAEKAIAKGIRNVVFDRGGFLYHGKVKAFADAAREAGLNF
- the rpsE gene encoding 30S ribosomal protein S5 encodes the protein MGVRNIERLIEQRIKENPINPDTLNLEEKVVEIRRTTRVMEGGRRFSFSTLAIVGDRNGHVGFGHGKAREVPPSIAKAIADAKKRIIKVPLIEGTIPHDVYGEYDSAVVLLKPARRGTGVVAGGPMRPVLELLGVTDVLAKIVGRTTNPNAVVRATFDALLKLKSPEEVAKVRGLEEEKIKSVYRIYAKGVPVR
- the rpmD gene encoding 50S ribosomal protein L30; the encoded protein is MKIKVKLIRGFAGKGEKQKQALRSLGLKKIYQERILEKNPAVLGNLEKVRHLVKVEEVE
- the rplO gene encoding 50S ribosomal protein L15; protein product: MRLHELKPNKGATHKKKRVGRGIGSGHGKTSTRGHKGQKSRSGDSKVPARFEGGQTPFIMRIPKRGFKNPSKVEYEIVNLKAIENKFNENEEVNPQTLKEKGLVKKGECVKILGDGRLTKKLTVKAHAFSASAEEKIKSAGGIVEKLTTETT
- the secY gene encoding preprotein translocase subunit SecY codes for the protein MIEKIINILQIKELRNKILFTLIMLAVYRLGTHIPVPGINSEALLHYFNSSGGVLFNIYNLFSGGALGRFSVFALGVMPYISASIIMQLLTAVIPSLERLQKEEGDYGRWKISQYTRYLTIAIAGFQSLGLSIWLSNLKTETGASLISISPFWFVILTTVIVTTGTVFLMWIGEKITEFGIGNGISMIILAGIVAGIIPAIIKTYELLKVGELSILTILIAVLIIVLVVAGIVYIQEAERRIPIHHARRSISIVSYSASYLPFKLNPSGVIPIIFAVAILMFPATIAQFFAGHSEIARIIVDYLSPQSYVYFVLYVGLIIFFSYFYTAILINPIDIADNLRKSGAFIPGVRAGTQTVEYLNYVLTRLVFAGSIFLAVIAVLPMILIKLLNVPFYFGGTSALIVVVVALDTIHQIEAYLAMKKYEGFLKRG
- a CDS encoding adenylate kinase: MSKIVIFLGPPGAGKGTQAQLLKERSGFIQISTGDLLREAVKNQTELGKLAKRYMDEGKLVPDDLIISLIKEKLQEYADKNIIFDGFPRTIPQAESLDNLLSQLNKNIDAVILFKIEDEEVVKRLAGRRVCPSCGAVYHVVYNPPKIDEICDKCGTKLIQRDDDKEEVIRKRLEVYHQQTKPLIEYYKSKIVEIDATDNPENIYNKIVSMI